From a region of the Candidatus Bathyarchaeota archaeon genome:
- a CDS encoding aspartate aminotransferase family protein yields the protein MQKDYASKTVKSKQLHERAKHVLPAGVSYFIRYFEPYPFYIDWAKGSKIRDVDGNIYIDFWMGHYTHILGHNPSNIKEAVKAQIERGTHYGVCHELEIAMAEQVVKMVPSAQMVRFCSSGTEAAIYATRLARSYTGKSKIIKFEGGWHGGYDALHLAVKPPFDMPESDGLTEGALKDTIVAPFNDLQETKRKIKNQEFAAVIVEPVLGAGGCIPADKEFLKGLKELCVQKGALLIFDEIITGFRLAPGGGQQYYGVIPDITLLGKILGGGFPIGAVAGRKDIMERMDPLLFERPSFSFQGGTFTANPISLSAGLAMLRTLEDGKIINKLNIEGRKVKRGLEGIFERSNIDAKVHCAGSLFHVHFTKEHVKNTAVAFKTDRKKLEEYHMALIENGVFFLPKKNGAISNAHSKEDLEKLLAETERYAKNYSSS from the coding sequence ATGCAAAAAGATTATGCTTCGAAAACTGTTAAATCAAAGCAACTTCATGAACGTGCCAAGCATGTTTTGCCTGCAGGCGTATCGTACTTCATCCGCTACTTTGAGCCATACCCTTTTTATATTGATTGGGCAAAAGGGAGCAAAATAAGAGATGTAGATGGCAACATTTACATAGACTTCTGGATGGGCCACTATACGCATATTCTGGGGCATAATCCCTCGAACATAAAAGAAGCCGTTAAGGCGCAGATTGAACGCGGAACACATTATGGTGTGTGTCATGAACTCGAAATTGCTATGGCAGAGCAAGTGGTCAAGATGGTGCCAAGCGCTCAAATGGTACGGTTTTGCAGCTCTGGCACTGAAGCTGCAATATATGCCACTAGGCTTGCACGTTCTTATACTGGAAAAAGCAAAATCATCAAGTTTGAGGGTGGCTGGCATGGTGGATATGACGCGTTACATTTGGCTGTTAAACCTCCTTTTGATATGCCAGAATCAGACGGCCTAACAGAAGGCGCATTGAAAGACACAATAGTTGCGCCATTCAACGACTTACAAGAAACAAAGCGAAAAATCAAAAATCAAGAATTTGCTGCAGTTATAGTTGAGCCCGTTCTCGGTGCGGGAGGATGCATACCAGCCGATAAAGAATTTTTGAAAGGTTTGAAGGAGCTTTGCGTCCAAAAGGGCGCGTTGTTAATTTTTGATGAGATTATTACTGGGTTTAGGTTGGCGCCTGGTGGGGGTCAGCAATATTATGGTGTGATTCCTGACATTACACTACTTGGCAAGATTTTAGGAGGAGGCTTTCCAATAGGCGCAGTAGCTGGCAGAAAGGATATTATGGAAAGGATGGATCCGCTGCTTTTTGAAAGGCCCAGTTTTTCATTTCAAGGTGGAACTTTCACTGCAAACCCCATATCGTTGAGTGCTGGATTAGCGATGCTTAGAACCTTAGAGGATGGTAAAATAATTAATAAGCTTAACATTGAAGGAAGAAAGGTTAAAAGAGGACTTGAGGGCATTTTTGAGAGAAGCAATATTGACGCTAAAGTTCACTGTGCAGGCTCGCTGTTTCATGTGCATTTCACCAAAGAACATGTGAAAAATACAGCCGTTGCCTTCAAAACTGATAGAAAAAAACTTGAAGAATATCACATGGCCTTAATTGAGAACGGCGTTTTCTTCTTACCCAAGAAAAATGGGGCTATAAGCAACGCTCATTCCAAAGAAGATCTAGAGAAGCTTTTGGCAGAGACTGAGAGATATGCGAAGAATTATAGCAGTAGTTAG
- the cofE gene encoding coenzyme F420-0:L-glutamate ligase: MRTIKIIPITGLPIIRKGDKLSTLICNAAENQGTPIQNGDIIVITHVVVSRAEGSTINLDTIEPSHFAKAIAQKSHKDPALVEVVLREAESIIRMHNGSLITLTRHGFICANSGVDKSNVPGGRTVALLPKDPDESARQIRQEIEKETEKTVAVIISDTHGRPLRDGEINIAIGIAGLIPIRDRRGEKDLFNYVLKVKRTAIADELASAAELVIGQADEAIPVAIMRGYSYQKSEKATAKDMLRPLEKEFFL; this comes from the coding sequence ATGAGAACTATTAAAATAATTCCTATAACAGGACTGCCGATAATCAGAAAAGGCGACAAACTATCCACACTAATCTGCAACGCTGCTGAAAACCAAGGAACTCCAATTCAAAATGGCGACATAATCGTAATCACCCATGTGGTAGTCTCTCGTGCAGAGGGCAGCACCATCAATCTCGACACTATAGAACCTTCTCACTTTGCTAAAGCCATTGCTCAAAAAAGCCATAAAGATCCTGCACTCGTAGAAGTCGTTCTAAGAGAAGCTGAAAGTATCATCCGCATGCACAACGGTAGCCTCATAACACTAACAAGACACGGATTTATCTGCGCTAACTCTGGGGTCGACAAAAGCAACGTACCAGGTGGAAGAACTGTCGCTTTGCTACCGAAAGATCCAGACGAATCAGCTAGGCAAATCAGGCAAGAAATAGAAAAAGAAACCGAAAAAACAGTTGCAGTCATCATCTCAGACACTCATGGACGACCCCTCAGAGATGGAGAAATCAACATTGCCATAGGCATTGCTGGACTAATTCCAATTCGTGACAGAAGAGGTGAAAAAGACCTCTTTAATTACGTTTTGAAAGTAAAACGCACTGCTATCGCAGATGAACTTGCTTCTGCCGCAGAACTTGTGATCGGACAAGCAGACGAAGCCATTCCCGTGGCTATCATGAGAGGTTATTCTTACCAAAAGTCCGAAAAGGCAACAGCAAAAGACATGCTTAGACCACTTGAAAAGGAATTTTTCCTCTAA
- a CDS encoding molybdenum cofactor guanylyltransferase — MSAVVVAGGISKRFGQDKGSIKLAEKPLVLHVLDKLAAVVDEVVVVVSSEMQERKFAEIIKQKARIVIDKTYVQSPLNGTLTGFETIQSEYTLLLACDTPFLSSKILNFVLDMCINKNAAIPRWPNDNIEPLHAAYHAETAAKAAEIALENGKLDMRSMIENMQNIRYISTIVLREFDPKLTTLFNINTPSDLEKAEAMIKRHTY, encoded by the coding sequence ATGTCTGCCGTTGTTGTTGCTGGAGGGATTTCCAAGCGTTTTGGACAGGACAAAGGTTCGATTAAATTGGCTGAAAAACCTTTGGTTCTTCACGTGTTGGATAAGCTTGCTGCTGTAGTTGATGAAGTCGTTGTAGTTGTAAGTTCGGAAATGCAGGAGAGAAAATTCGCTGAAATAATTAAGCAAAAAGCCCGCATTGTGATAGACAAAACGTATGTCCAATCGCCCCTAAATGGCACTTTAACCGGCTTCGAAACTATTCAAAGTGAATACACATTACTACTTGCGTGTGACACACCTTTCTTATCTTCCAAAATACTCAACTTCGTCTTGGACATGTGTATAAACAAGAATGCGGCAATTCCAAGATGGCCAAACGACAACATTGAACCCTTGCACGCAGCCTACCATGCTGAAACGGCAGCTAAAGCCGCAGAAATCGCCCTAGAAAATGGAAAACTAGACATGCGTTCCATGATAGAAAACATGCAAAATATCCGGTATATCTCCACGATAGTTCTTCGAGAGTTTGACCCAAAACTCACGACACTCTTTAATATCAACACACCCAGCGACTTGGAAAAGGCAGAAGCAATGATAAAACGCCACACTTATTAG
- a CDS encoding HD domain-containing protein, translating to MNHRTISREQALKLIENSSKCSHAILVSRIMRIIAKRLGKNEDEWELVELLHDLDYGTVRNDMSRHGIVAAESLKGKLSKSALYAIKAHDHRTGFKSKSILDKS from the coding sequence ATGAATCATCGCACCATTTCGAGGGAACAAGCTCTGAAGCTTATTGAGAATTCGAGCAAGTGCTCCCATGCCATCTTAGTATCTAGGATAATGCGGATCATTGCAAAAAGACTTGGCAAGAACGAAGATGAGTGGGAACTTGTTGAGTTACTCCACGACTTAGACTATGGCACTGTCAGAAACGATATGAGCAGGCATGGCATCGTGGCTGCAGAAAGTCTGAAGGGAAAGCTGTCAAAAAGTGCTCTCTACGCCATAAAAGCCCATGACCACCGAACAGGTTTTAAATCAAAAAGCATCCTAGACAAGTCATGA
- a CDS encoding MinD/ParA family protein, translated as MGKIIAIHSYKGGTGKTLLTINLAAIYARRGKKVCVLDLDFRAPSLQSIFKLGGSEYWLNDYLNGACEINKVLFNYTPQCECSGTMLVGLANPATEALRDMSAKDRKWEMRALGRLLSLKNTLLNDMELDYLLLDTSPGLQYSSINAIVSADLVLVVSTIDASDIEGTKRMTHELYDLFEKKTAILMNKVPIEFLSTPVERDSVYKRFENTHTLPILKIIPCFCDVLRAGGTKIFVKDEPDHPFTEHLQEIATKIEKF; from the coding sequence TTGGGCAAAATCATAGCCATTCACAGTTACAAGGGCGGTACGGGAAAGACACTTTTAACTATAAACCTTGCCGCCATATATGCAAGAAGAGGGAAGAAAGTCTGTGTTCTCGATTTGGATTTTCGTGCACCCAGCCTTCAATCCATCTTTAAACTAGGTGGTTCTGAATATTGGCTAAACGATTATCTGAATGGTGCTTGTGAAATCAATAAAGTCCTATTTAATTACACTCCTCAATGTGAATGTAGCGGTACAATGTTGGTAGGATTAGCGAATCCAGCGACTGAAGCCTTGCGGGACATGTCCGCGAAGGATCGTAAATGGGAGATGCGAGCTCTGGGACGGTTGTTGTCACTGAAGAATACACTTCTTAACGACATGGAATTGGACTACCTTTTGCTTGATACTAGTCCAGGACTGCAATATTCTTCTATAAATGCAATAGTGAGCGCAGATCTTGTTCTTGTCGTGAGCACGATAGACGCGTCTGATATTGAAGGGACTAAAAGGATGACGCATGAGTTGTATGACTTGTTTGAGAAGAAAACGGCGATTTTGATGAACAAGGTGCCTATTGAGTTTCTGTCGACTCCAGTAGAAAGAGACAGCGTATACAAACGTTTTGAGAACACTCATACTTTACCCATTTTGAAGATAATACCGTGTTTTTGTGACGTGCTACGTGCTGGCGGAACAAAGATATTTGTAAAAGACGAACCTGATCACCCCTTTACTGAGCATCTTCAAGAAATCGCCACGAAAATAGAGAAGTTTTAA
- a CDS encoding transcriptional regulator, producing MTISKSLGKSPTALLEKIRESLDKLNEKMEVFIELQKQRRNQDFIVQDLPEALDVMTLLSLPDHLRKTAVAICKLGRATAQEVAEQTKRARAVESGYLNQLVLMSYLKKERKGRKVYFFVEK from the coding sequence TTGACAATAAGCAAATCGCTTGGGAAGAGCCCTACTGCGTTGCTGGAAAAGATTAGAGAGAGCTTGGATAAACTCAATGAAAAGATGGAAGTTTTCATCGAGCTTCAGAAGCAAAGAAGAAACCAAGACTTTATTGTTCAAGACTTGCCTGAAGCTTTAGATGTGATGACTCTTCTTTCATTACCTGACCATTTAAGGAAGACAGCTGTGGCGATTTGCAAGCTTGGCCGTGCTACTGCGCAGGAGGTGGCGGAGCAGACGAAGCGTGCGCGGGCAGTGGAAAGTGGCTATCTAAATCAACTTGTTCTAATGAGTTATTTGAAGAAAGAAAGAAAGGGACGCAAAGTCTATTTCTTTGTTGAAAAGTAA
- a CDS encoding winged helix-turn-helix domain-containing protein, whose translation MRRSKLEMYVDILKVLSQRGPLKLTHIMYKANVNCSVLKQYLEFLIQQNLVEERTVGKKRVVYAITQRGITVLKHFRELKTVLPIIEESRRLPAIL comes from the coding sequence ATGCGACGCTCCAAACTTGAAATGTACGTAGATATCCTAAAAGTTCTGTCTCAACGTGGGCCTCTCAAACTAACTCATATTATGTACAAAGCTAATGTCAACTGTAGCGTCCTCAAGCAGTACCTAGAATTTTTAATCCAACAAAACCTTGTCGAAGAACGAACAGTCGGCAAAAAACGCGTAGTCTACGCCATAACTCAGCGAGGAATCACAGTCCTAAAGCACTTCCGTGAACTCAAAACAGTCCTTCCGATAATAGAGGAATCACGGCGCTTACCAGCTATTCTCTAA
- a CDS encoding hydrogenase 3 maturation endopeptidase HyCI yields the protein MNKFADFEVAVKKWVKNAEKIVVVGVGNELRRDDFVGVEIVRGLKDKVSRLVMLIESETVPESFIEPITKFNPTHILVIDAGLLGLEPGEAKLVESSKILSSPSVAISTHALPLKIFCEYLKKAIGAKIALIIIQPQRTDFGEGLSRKVERAAGKLKKTLTEILSTI from the coding sequence ATGAATAAATTTGCAGACTTTGAAGTCGCGGTTAAGAAGTGGGTGAAGAATGCAGAGAAAATTGTCGTAGTTGGCGTTGGCAATGAACTACGTAGAGACGACTTCGTTGGTGTTGAAATAGTAAGAGGATTAAAAGATAAAGTTTCTAGGCTCGTGATGCTTATTGAAAGTGAAACCGTACCTGAAAGCTTTATAGAACCAATAACCAAGTTTAACCCTACTCACATTTTAGTTATTGACGCAGGTTTACTGGGGTTAGAGCCGGGTGAAGCCAAGCTCGTGGAATCAAGCAAAATACTAAGTTCACCCTCAGTGGCAATTTCAACCCACGCTCTTCCCCTTAAAATATTCTGTGAATACTTGAAAAAAGCGATAGGTGCTAAAATCGCCTTAATAATTATACAGCCTCAAAGAACTGATTTCGGTGAAGGCTTGAGCAGGAAAGTTGAAAGGGCCGCTGGAAAGTTGAAAAAAACTTTGACTGAAATCCTGAGTACAATTTGA
- a CDS encoding Rpp14/Pop5 family protein: MALKADSDQSIDEKDLMNAIWDMVYQLFGEFGASQTALFLVKRDNEKGIVIVRCSHKALNMVRAAITAVTDINRRRAVIRVVAVSGTLKALRRKLFEH, translated from the coding sequence TTGGCTTTAAAAGCCGATAGTGACCAATCCATTGATGAGAAGGATTTGATGAACGCGATTTGGGACATGGTGTATCAGCTTTTTGGGGAATTTGGCGCCAGTCAGACTGCCTTGTTTTTAGTGAAACGAGATAACGAGAAAGGCATTGTGATTGTCAGATGCTCGCATAAGGCGTTGAATATGGTTAGAGCAGCTATTACTGCTGTTACGGATATTAATAGAAGACGCGCAGTGATTCGTGTTGTTGCGGTTTCTGGAACGCTGAAGGCGCTTCGAAGAAAGTTGTTTGAACATTAG
- a CDS encoding RNase P subunit p30 family protein: MKQFADLHLRPPLDKREQMEKLICKATDLGYSLVAISLPPKIKQATVLFLRKTCKSHGVDFATRIDLTPKSSNALLKSLRLFRRRFQIVGVNCISKSVARQAAKDHRVDMLAFPSSNPRKRFFDQAEARVACQGVAAFEIDMALLLQVTGFYRMRLLSSLRKEVAIAKKNGIPIVISSNACNPFQLRGPNDLASLALLFGMDNVSALNAVSVTPSAIVRRNREKLDSSYVARGVRVVRRGTNCDS, from the coding sequence ATGAAGCAATTTGCCGACCTCCATTTGCGACCACCTCTAGATAAGAGAGAGCAAATGGAGAAGTTAATATGCAAAGCAACAGATCTAGGCTACAGTCTAGTGGCAATTTCTCTACCTCCAAAAATAAAACAGGCTACAGTCCTCTTCTTGCGGAAAACTTGTAAGAGTCACGGTGTTGATTTCGCAACAAGAATCGATTTGACTCCGAAATCTTCCAATGCACTATTAAAAAGCCTTAGATTGTTTAGACGAAGATTCCAGATAGTAGGTGTAAACTGCATTTCAAAATCGGTTGCCAGGCAAGCGGCCAAGGACCATCGAGTTGATATGCTTGCTTTTCCGTCCAGCAACCCACGTAAACGATTTTTCGATCAAGCTGAGGCAAGGGTAGCCTGTCAAGGCGTTGCTGCTTTTGAAATTGATATGGCGTTACTTCTTCAGGTAACAGGCTTCTATCGGATGCGTCTCCTCTCTTCTTTAAGAAAAGAAGTGGCAATTGCCAAGAAAAATGGTATCCCTATTGTGATAAGTAGTAATGCATGCAATCCTTTTCAATTGCGTGGACCTAACGATCTTGCAAGCCTTGCCTTATTGTTTGGGATGGATAATGTGTCTGCTCTGAATGCCGTTTCTGTCACGCCTTCAGCTATTGTCAGACGAAATAGAGAAAAACTCGACTCGAGTTATGTGGCGAGAGGCGTGCGTGTGGTTAGGAGAGGAACAAACTGCGATTCGTAA
- a CDS encoding ribosomal protein L13e, giving the protein MTLRKCSVVRKRNGKKRVGRGYSRGELKKAGINFSQALHIGLPVDVRRRTMHDENVELVKQQLQKFKIVKKRVSKAKGKTS; this is encoded by the coding sequence ATGACTTTACGAAAGTGTTCAGTTGTTCGTAAAAGGAATGGTAAAAAACGCGTAGGAAGAGGTTATAGCAGAGGAGAACTGAAAAAAGCCGGCATTAATTTTAGCCAAGCTTTACACATTGGATTGCCTGTTGATGTAAGAAGACGAACGATGCATGATGAAAATGTGGAACTTGTGAAGCAACAACTGCAAAAGTTCAAAATTGTCAAAAAACGTGTTTCTAAAGCAAAAGGAAAAACCTCTTGA
- the acs gene encoding acetate--CoA ligase, with the protein MSKQVKWVKEDPNDKFVFWPTEEMKKRAWVNDESIYKEAAKDPVAFWAARAKEGLEWFQPWTETYQWNPPYYKWFVNGKINASYNALDRHVKTWRKNKAAIIWEPESINEPTRVLTYNDLYREVNKFANVLKSLGVKKGDRVGIYLPMIPEVQIAMLACARIGAIHSVVFSAFSGESLGSRMKDAEAKVLVTADGYFRRGKVVNLKANADIGVKDAKIEQVVVVKRAGNEIKMTKDRDLWWHELMAKASLYCEPEPMDSEDTLFILYTSGTTGKPKGIVHHIGGYLTVALWTAKWDFDLHDEDIFWCTADIGWVTGHTYACYGPLLNGATILVYEGALNFPEVDRWWEIVEKYGVTVFYTAPTAIRMILRWGEEWPKKHDLSSLRLLGTVGEPINQDAWMWYFKHIGGERCPVIDTWWQTETGAALINSLPGVGPFIPTVAGRSFPGTTHDILDETGQPVKMGEGGYLVQKSPFAPGMLRGVYKDPERYKAQYWSVYSDTTYYTSDGAIFWDELGNIRLTGRVDDVMKVAGHRLSTAEVENALTQHTSVAECAVVAAPHDIKGEVPIAFVVLKQGVTASSALENELIQQVVKVIGPTAKPAKIVLTDALPKTRSGKIMRRILKALVKGETVGDVTTLMNPQTVEDLKQKIGYQT; encoded by the coding sequence ATGTCAAAACAAGTCAAATGGGTTAAAGAAGATCCAAATGACAAATTTGTATTCTGGCCAACCGAAGAAATGAAGAAAAGAGCATGGGTAAACGACGAATCAATCTACAAAGAAGCAGCAAAAGACCCCGTAGCCTTTTGGGCTGCAAGAGCAAAAGAAGGACTAGAATGGTTCCAACCGTGGACTGAAACATACCAGTGGAATCCACCATACTATAAATGGTTTGTCAATGGCAAAATTAACGCTTCCTACAACGCCCTCGACCGCCACGTCAAAACATGGCGAAAAAATAAAGCAGCAATCATCTGGGAGCCAGAATCAATAAACGAGCCTACCCGAGTGCTTACTTATAACGACCTCTATCGCGAAGTCAACAAATTCGCCAATGTACTGAAAAGCTTAGGCGTAAAGAAAGGCGACCGCGTAGGCATCTATCTACCTATGATTCCAGAAGTGCAAATCGCCATGCTAGCTTGTGCACGCATAGGAGCGATCCACAGCGTCGTCTTTTCAGCTTTCAGCGGCGAATCATTGGGAAGTAGGATGAAGGACGCGGAAGCAAAAGTTTTGGTTACTGCAGACGGTTACTTCAGAAGAGGTAAAGTTGTTAACCTAAAAGCCAATGCAGACATAGGCGTCAAAGACGCAAAAATCGAACAAGTTGTCGTCGTTAAACGCGCAGGAAACGAAATCAAGATGACCAAGGATAGAGATCTTTGGTGGCACGAGTTGATGGCCAAGGCTTCACTTTACTGCGAACCAGAACCTATGGACAGCGAAGACACGCTTTTTATCCTTTACACGAGCGGCACCACGGGAAAACCGAAAGGCATAGTTCATCACATAGGTGGCTACTTGACTGTCGCCCTTTGGACTGCTAAATGGGACTTTGATCTCCACGACGAGGACATATTCTGGTGCACCGCTGACATAGGCTGGGTTACAGGGCATACTTACGCGTGTTATGGACCATTACTTAACGGCGCAACTATCCTAGTTTATGAAGGCGCCTTAAATTTCCCAGAAGTCGATAGATGGTGGGAAATCGTAGAAAAATATGGTGTCACAGTGTTCTATACGGCTCCAACAGCTATACGGATGATACTAAGGTGGGGCGAAGAATGGCCTAAGAAACACGACCTCAGCAGCCTACGTCTTCTAGGCACAGTCGGAGAACCGATCAACCAAGACGCTTGGATGTGGTATTTCAAGCATATAGGTGGTGAAAGATGCCCCGTTATAGACACGTGGTGGCAAACGGAAACAGGTGCAGCCCTCATAAATTCATTGCCAGGCGTCGGTCCGTTCATCCCAACAGTCGCTGGTAGAAGCTTCCCTGGTACAACACACGACATCCTAGACGAAACGGGACAGCCAGTTAAAATGGGCGAAGGCGGATACCTCGTTCAAAAAAGTCCTTTCGCACCCGGCATGTTAAGAGGAGTCTACAAAGACCCAGAAAGATACAAAGCACAGTATTGGAGTGTCTATAGCGATACAACCTATTACACAAGCGATGGGGCGATATTTTGGGACGAACTAGGTAACATACGCTTAACCGGCAGAGTTGATGACGTGATGAAAGTCGCAGGTCACAGACTATCAACCGCAGAAGTGGAGAACGCGCTGACGCAACACACCTCAGTTGCAGAATGTGCAGTAGTCGCCGCGCCTCATGACATAAAAGGTGAAGTTCCAATTGCCTTTGTTGTTCTAAAACAGGGAGTAACAGCCTCTTCAGCACTTGAAAACGAACTCATACAACAAGTGGTTAAAGTAATAGGACCTACAGCGAAACCTGCAAAAATAGTGTTAACAGATGCGTTGCCTAAGACTCGAAGCGGAAAAATCATGCGGAGAATTCTCAAAGCCTTAGTGAAAGGCGAGACTGTCGGCGACGTAACAACTTTGATGAACCCTCAAACAGTTGAAGACCTAAAACAAAAGATCGGATATCAAACCTAG
- a CDS encoding VOC family protein, producing MVHNICHIEIPVTDIRRAGEFYSKLFGWKIDYGMANYAIFTPEEGLAGGLDKVEKVTPGGVIFYVAVEDIPKTLKRAQELGAEMVKEKTEIPNVGWFGLFSDLDGNIIGIFTSKTE from the coding sequence ATGGTGCACAATATTTGTCATATAGAAATTCCAGTTACCGACATTAGAAGAGCTGGAGAATTCTACAGCAAACTTTTCGGATGGAAAATAGATTACGGCATGGCAAACTATGCTATTTTCACACCAGAAGAAGGACTCGCAGGAGGCCTAGACAAGGTTGAAAAAGTAACCCCTGGTGGTGTTATCTTTTACGTGGCGGTCGAAGACATACCAAAAACACTCAAAAGAGCTCAAGAACTTGGCGCAGAAATGGTGAAAGAAAAGACCGAAATCCCAAACGTGGGATGGTTCGGGTTGTTCTCAGATCTAGACGGCAACATTATTGGGATCTTTACCTCAAAGACTGAATAG
- a CDS encoding acetate uptake transporter: protein MNEKFANPAPLGLLGFGMTTVLLNLHNAGFYPLDSMILAMGLAYGGLAQIITGVMEFRKGNTFGTTAFCSYGLFWWSLVALILMPSISILDVQASSTTSMAAYFFMWGLFTFIMFFGTLKANRALQFVFLSLAILFFLLTARDLTGSADIGTIAGYEGIICGLSAVYLALAEVLNEAHGKTVLPIG, encoded by the coding sequence TTGAATGAAAAATTCGCAAATCCAGCGCCTCTTGGACTCTTGGGCTTCGGAATGACGACGGTACTATTGAATCTTCACAACGCTGGTTTCTACCCTTTAGACAGTATGATTCTAGCTATGGGACTTGCGTATGGTGGTTTGGCTCAGATTATTACTGGTGTTATGGAATTCCGTAAGGGTAACACGTTTGGAACAACTGCTTTCTGTTCTTATGGCCTGTTCTGGTGGTCGCTAGTAGCATTAATTCTCATGCCAAGTATTTCCATCTTGGATGTTCAAGCTTCCTCGACAACATCTATGGCAGCATACTTTTTCATGTGGGGTCTTTTCACCTTCATCATGTTCTTCGGTACATTGAAAGCAAATCGTGCATTGCAGTTTGTGTTCCTAAGCTTAGCCATACTGTTCTTCTTGCTGACAGCTCGAGATTTAACGGGCAGCGCAGACATAGGCACTATAGCAGGGTATGAAGGCATAATCTGCGGCTTAAGCGCGGTCTACCTAGCACTGGCAGAAGTGTTAAATGAAGCTCATGGAAAAACCGTTCTACCCATAGGCTAA